The following are encoded together in the Paraburkholderia sp. BL10I2N1 genome:
- a CDS encoding DUF4148 domain-containing protein, protein MKRNLVAGLVLSLLASAPAFAGGGGGIGHAGTYNDQWWAGSSTKTRAEVRAEVADSYRQGTLPSLNKTSYPEQGLIGRTQAERLAVQAGGDTTRVAGSVQQAAQ, encoded by the coding sequence ATGAAGCGCAATCTCGTTGCAGGTCTTGTTCTGTCGCTGCTCGCAAGCGCTCCGGCCTTTGCCGGCGGCGGTGGCGGCATCGGCCATGCCGGCACGTACAACGATCAGTGGTGGGCAGGTTCGAGCACGAAAACCCGTGCGGAAGTCCGCGCTGAAGTTGCTGATTCGTACCGTCAAGGCACGCTGCCTTCGCTGAACAAGACCAGCTATCCCGAGCAAGGCCTCATCGGCCGCACGCAGGCCGAACGCCTGGCTGTCCAGGCTGGCGGCGACACGACGCGCGTAGCCGGCTCGGTACAACAGGCCGCCCAGTAA
- a CDS encoding C39 family peptidase, whose product MKSVAVCIALSCGVLMSAALADPIDIADPSGGYYALHVTSLKEARFKRTVRQQYDFSCGSAALATLLTYQYDFPVTEQQAFAEMFEHGDQEKIRREGFSLLDIRNFLTSRGFEADGYEVPLEKLEQTQTPAIVLIVEHGYHHFVVVKGVRGGRVLVGDPATGTHAMSKESFEEKWQDRVLFVIHNRHEQSRFNDLRDWHVAPDAPLYTGIPREGLFSVVVPKLGPGEF is encoded by the coding sequence ATGAAATCCGTCGCTGTGTGCATCGCGCTCTCGTGCGGGGTCTTGATGTCGGCCGCGCTCGCGGATCCGATCGACATCGCCGATCCTTCTGGCGGGTACTACGCGTTGCACGTGACGAGCCTGAAAGAAGCCCGCTTCAAGCGGACCGTCAGGCAGCAGTACGACTTCAGTTGCGGCTCGGCTGCGTTGGCGACGCTGCTGACGTATCAATACGATTTTCCGGTCACCGAACAGCAGGCCTTCGCCGAAATGTTCGAGCACGGCGACCAGGAGAAGATTCGCAGGGAAGGTTTCTCTCTGCTCGATATCCGCAATTTTCTGACATCGCGAGGCTTCGAGGCTGACGGTTATGAGGTTCCGCTGGAAAAACTCGAGCAGACCCAAACGCCTGCGATCGTGCTGATCGTCGAACATGGCTATCACCACTTCGTCGTCGTCAAGGGGGTACGCGGTGGGCGGGTCCTGGTAGGCGATCCCGCCACCGGCACGCATGCCATGTCGAAGGAGAGTTTCGAGGAGAAGTGGCAAGACCGCGTGCTGTTCGTCATTCACAACCGACATGAACAGTCGAGGTTCAATGATCTGCGGGACTGGCATGTCGCGCCGGACGCCCCGCTGTATACGGGCATTCCACGCGAGGGTCTGTTCAGTGTGGTGGTTCCGAAACTCGGCCCAGGTGAATTCTGA
- a CDS encoding purine nucleoside permease: protein MLTRTLTALTALSLAGCAAMTASQPGAQSADAFAQTGETAPHARHVKVMIVSMFAPEGQVWLDHLGPWQDIPVAGLSPDYPAVHCNNQDVCVVTTGMGHTNAAASIMALAFSPRFDLRDTYFMVAGIAGIDPLRGTIGSAAWAKYLVDFGIQWEIDAREKPSKWRSGYLGINTKSPTEMPPLDYRTEVFQLNPQLADAAYALSRNLTLSDNPQAQAARAKYRYAPANQPPTVIQCDTLAGDTWWSGKALGDRAREWTKIVTDGKGVYCTTQQEDNATYEALKRAAAAHRVDLNRIAVLRAGSDFDRPHNGQSSVDNLLNYQAQGGFAPAIDNLYRAGNPLVQDIVTHWDEWRSGVPRR from the coding sequence ATGTTGACCCGAACCTTAACGGCGCTGACAGCTTTGTCGCTGGCAGGATGCGCAGCCATGACAGCATCACAGCCGGGTGCCCAGAGCGCCGATGCCTTCGCCCAAACCGGCGAAACCGCGCCACACGCGCGTCACGTCAAAGTGATGATCGTCTCGATGTTCGCACCCGAGGGCCAGGTATGGCTCGACCACCTCGGCCCGTGGCAGGACATCCCGGTCGCGGGTCTCTCACCCGACTACCCGGCAGTCCACTGCAACAACCAGGACGTCTGTGTTGTCACAACCGGCATGGGCCATACGAACGCGGCCGCATCGATCATGGCGCTCGCATTCTCACCGCGTTTCGATCTGCGCGACACGTACTTCATGGTCGCCGGCATCGCCGGTATCGACCCGCTGCGCGGCACGATCGGCTCGGCAGCGTGGGCAAAATATCTGGTGGACTTCGGCATCCAGTGGGAAATCGACGCGCGGGAGAAGCCTTCGAAATGGCGCTCGGGCTACCTTGGCATCAACACAAAAAGCCCGACGGAGATGCCGCCGCTCGACTATCGAACCGAGGTCTTCCAGCTCAATCCGCAGCTTGCCGATGCGGCCTACGCGCTGTCGCGCAATCTGACGCTCTCCGACAATCCGCAGGCGCAAGCCGCTCGCGCGAAATACCGCTACGCGCCAGCGAACCAGCCGCCCACCGTTATCCAGTGCGACACGCTGGCAGGCGACACATGGTGGTCCGGCAAGGCACTCGGCGACCGGGCGCGTGAATGGACGAAAATCGTGACCGACGGCAAAGGTGTCTATTGCACGACGCAGCAGGAAGACAACGCGACCTACGAGGCCTTAAAGCGCGCGGCAGCCGCGCATCGCGTCGACCTGAACCGCATTGCCGTATTGCGCGCAGGCTCGGATTTCGACCGTCCGCATAACGGGCAGTCGAGTGTTGATAACCTGCTGAACTACCAGGCACAAGGCGGTTTCGCGCCGGCCATCGACAATCTGTATCGTGCCGGCAATCCACTCGTGCAGGACATCGTCACGCACTGGGACGAATGGCGCAGCGGTGTGCCGCGCCGTTGA
- a CDS encoding NAD-glutamate dehydrogenase, with protein sequence MQARNEESVAHLLNDLVEFARGRLPEPAFAIVEPFLLHYYDFVDASDLQSRSIADLYGAGMAHWQTAQRFVPGSERLRVYNPILEQHGWHSDHTVIEIVNDDMPFLVDSVSMAVNRLGLALHSVVHPVFRIWRGNDGSIVRVGLGATDAADPHSQLASFIHFEVDRCGDAANLEALRGDIAKMLGDVRAAVEDWPKIVEIARDTVKEMKARESGADGAEARAFVEWMVADHFTFLGQRDYDLVPVDGGFGLRGVPGTGLGILRETLRAASAAEIAPLPAAAADIIGAASPIFITKANSRATVHRPGYLDYVGVKRVGPDGKVNGERRFIGLYTSTAYFGSTADIPIMRRKCANIVKRAGFLPKGHLAKSLVTVLETWPRDELFQTDEEELYDAALGVLRLQEHQRTRLFVRRDRFGRFVSCLTFVPREKYNTDLRRRIAKLLMSAFNGTSVEFTPLLSESALARIHFVVRAEPGAMPDVDTRELEARLVQVTRRWQDDLADALLETFGEEQGNALLQRYADSFPAGYRDDYPARTAVRDIDLIERLQGTERLAMNLYRPIEAGPRAFRFKVYRAGEPIALSRSLPMLEHLGVRVDEERPYLIEAPGVTPAWIHDFGLELADDVEFDIEHVKDLFEDAFEQVWTGEIENDDFNRLVLRAQLDARQVTILRAYAKYLRQVGSTFSDAYIERALTGNPEIAKRLVELFVTRFDPVLGETREARVEELLKAIGSALDQVPNLDEDRILRQFLGVINATQRTNYYRHDVHGHPKPYLSFKFDPAEVPGLPEPKPMFEIWVYSPRVEGVHLRGGRVARGGLRWSDRREDFRTEVLGLMKAQMVKNVVIVPVGSKGGFVVKNPPPPSDRDLWLREGVACYQTFLRGLLDVTDNRVGGAIVPPPEVVRHDPDDPYLVVAADKGTATFSDYANAISQEYGFWLDDAFASGGSVGYDHKKMAITARGAWESVKRHFREMGVDTQTMNFTVVGVGDMSGDVFGNGMLLSPHICLVAAFDHRHIFLDPTPNPATSIVERGRIFALERSSWADYDTSLISAGGGVFPRTAKTIPLSPAVQTALGINAAALAPNELIRAILMAPVDLLYNGGIGTYVKANHETHAQVGDKANDAVRVNGADLRCKVVAEGGNLGLTQYGRIEFAQRGGRINTDAIDNSAGVDCSDHEVNIKILLGLVVADGEMTEKQRNALLAEMTDEVGLLVLQDNYYQTQALSIAGRYGVEMLDPEARLMRWLERAGRLNRVIEFLPTDEEVAERQAARQGLTTPERAVLLAYSKMWLYDALLESDMPEDPLVAGMLVEYFPKPLQNRFSAPMKHHPLKREILATYLTNALVNRVGCAFVHRLMEETDAQPGEIVRACVMARDVFELDDVWRKIDALDNRVADDVQARMFVDVTRLLERAALWFIRQFESGAVHDGGVVELLERCRDAVERLTPQLPQLLPEADMEALSARQRELVEAGVDSELAMRVAGGDISAALLDIAEVSAASNTSLELVAGVYFALGTRLNYGWIAERAMALPTPTHWDMLARAASLAELARLKRALTTSALAHASAHDLPQTLVEIWEAKRKASLERFARLFADLRATGGASLSMLLVIVREMAVLERA encoded by the coding sequence ATGCAAGCAAGGAACGAAGAATCAGTAGCCCATCTGCTTAACGATCTCGTCGAGTTTGCGCGAGGGCGATTGCCTGAACCGGCGTTTGCGATCGTCGAGCCGTTTCTGTTGCATTACTATGACTTTGTCGATGCAAGCGACCTGCAAAGCCGCAGCATCGCCGACCTGTACGGCGCCGGCATGGCGCACTGGCAGACCGCCCAGCGCTTTGTTCCAGGCAGCGAGCGGCTGCGGGTCTACAACCCGATTCTCGAACAGCACGGCTGGCATTCGGATCACACAGTCATCGAAATCGTGAATGACGACATGCCGTTTCTAGTCGATTCGGTCTCGATGGCCGTCAACCGGCTCGGGCTCGCGTTGCATTCCGTCGTGCACCCGGTGTTCCGGATCTGGCGCGGCAACGATGGCAGCATCGTGCGCGTCGGTCTGGGTGCCACGGACGCCGCCGATCCACACTCGCAACTGGCCTCCTTCATCCATTTCGAAGTCGACCGGTGCGGCGACGCTGCCAATCTCGAAGCCTTGCGCGGCGACATCGCGAAGATGCTCGGCGATGTGCGGGCGGCCGTCGAAGACTGGCCGAAGATCGTCGAGATCGCGCGCGACACCGTCAAGGAAATGAAGGCCCGTGAAAGCGGTGCCGATGGCGCCGAGGCGCGCGCTTTCGTCGAATGGATGGTGGCCGATCATTTCACGTTCCTTGGTCAGCGCGACTACGATCTGGTGCCGGTCGACGGCGGCTTCGGGCTGCGTGGCGTGCCCGGCACCGGCCTTGGCATCCTGCGCGAAACGCTGCGTGCGGCAAGCGCGGCGGAGATCGCCCCGTTGCCCGCCGCGGCCGCCGACATTATCGGCGCAGCATCGCCCATCTTCATCACCAAGGCGAATTCGCGCGCGACCGTGCACCGGCCGGGCTATCTCGACTACGTGGGCGTGAAGCGGGTGGGGCCGGACGGCAAGGTGAACGGCGAACGACGCTTTATCGGACTGTACACGTCGACCGCCTATTTCGGATCAACCGCGGATATTCCGATCATGCGCCGCAAGTGCGCGAATATTGTCAAACGCGCGGGATTTCTGCCAAAGGGGCATCTCGCGAAATCGCTCGTGACGGTACTCGAGACGTGGCCGCGCGACGAACTCTTCCAGACCGACGAAGAAGAGCTGTACGACGCCGCGCTCGGCGTCCTGCGTCTTCAGGAACATCAGCGCACGCGCCTTTTCGTGCGGCGCGACCGCTTCGGCCGGTTCGTGTCTTGCCTCACCTTCGTGCCACGCGAGAAGTACAACACCGATCTGCGCCGCCGCATCGCGAAGCTGCTGATGAGCGCGTTCAATGGGACGAGTGTCGAGTTCACGCCGCTGTTGTCGGAGTCGGCGCTCGCGCGGATTCATTTTGTGGTCCGCGCCGAGCCTGGCGCGATGCCGGACGTCGACACGCGCGAGCTCGAAGCGCGGCTCGTGCAGGTTACGCGCCGCTGGCAGGACGATCTGGCCGACGCGCTGCTTGAAACGTTTGGCGAGGAGCAGGGCAACGCTTTGCTGCAACGCTATGCCGATTCCTTTCCGGCGGGCTATCGCGACGACTATCCCGCACGCACGGCGGTGCGCGATATCGACCTGATCGAACGCCTGCAGGGCACCGAACGGCTCGCGATGAATCTGTATCGCCCGATCGAGGCGGGGCCGCGCGCATTCCGTTTCAAGGTCTATCGCGCGGGCGAGCCGATTGCCTTGTCGCGCAGCCTGCCGATGCTCGAACATCTGGGTGTGCGGGTCGACGAAGAGCGGCCGTATCTGATCGAAGCGCCGGGTGTGACGCCCGCATGGATTCACGATTTTGGGCTGGAGCTGGCCGACGATGTCGAATTCGATATCGAGCACGTGAAGGATCTGTTCGAAGACGCGTTCGAGCAGGTCTGGACGGGTGAAATCGAAAACGACGACTTCAACCGTCTCGTGCTGCGCGCGCAACTCGACGCACGCCAGGTGACGATCCTGCGCGCGTATGCAAAATATCTGCGTCAGGTAGGGTCGACCTTCAGCGACGCTTACATCGAGCGGGCGTTGACGGGCAATCCGGAGATCGCAAAGCGGCTGGTCGAACTGTTCGTGACACGCTTCGATCCGGTGCTGGGCGAGACGCGTGAGGCGCGGGTAGAGGAGTTGCTGAAAGCGATCGGCAGCGCGCTCGACCAGGTCCCGAATCTCGATGAAGACCGGATTCTTCGCCAGTTTCTGGGCGTGATCAATGCGACCCAGCGGACCAACTATTACCGGCACGATGTGCATGGTCACCCGAAACCGTATCTGTCGTTCAAGTTCGATCCGGCGGAGGTGCCGGGGCTGCCCGAACCGAAGCCGATGTTCGAGATCTGGGTGTATTCGCCGCGCGTCGAAGGGGTGCATCTGCGCGGCGGACGTGTTGCACGCGGCGGCTTGCGCTGGTCGGATCGTCGCGAGGATTTCCGCACTGAGGTGCTCGGCCTGATGAAGGCGCAGATGGTGAAGAACGTCGTCATCGTGCCGGTCGGCTCGAAAGGCGGCTTTGTCGTGAAAAATCCGCCGCCACCTTCCGATCGCGACCTGTGGCTGCGGGAAGGCGTCGCGTGCTATCAGACCTTTCTGCGCGGCCTGCTCGATGTGACCGACAACCGCGTGGGCGGCGCGATCGTGCCGCCGCCGGAAGTCGTGCGCCACGATCCGGACGATCCGTATCTGGTCGTCGCCGCCGATAAGGGCACGGCCACATTTTCCGACTACGCCAACGCGATTTCGCAAGAGTATGGTTTCTGGCTCGACGATGCGTTCGCCTCCGGTGGCTCGGTGGGCTACGACCACAAGAAAATGGCCATTACCGCGCGTGGCGCATGGGAGTCGGTGAAGCGGCATTTCCGTGAGATGGGCGTCGATACACAGACGATGAATTTCACGGTGGTCGGTGTCGGCGACATGTCGGGCGACGTGTTCGGTAACGGCATGCTGCTGTCGCCGCATATCTGCCTAGTCGCCGCGTTCGATCATCGGCATATCTTTCTCGATCCCACACCCAATCCGGCGACGAGCATTGTCGAACGCGGCCGGATTTTTGCGCTGGAGCGTTCGAGCTGGGCCGACTACGATACGTCGTTGATCTCGGCGGGCGGCGGTGTGTTTCCGCGTACGGCGAAGACGATCCCACTTTCGCCAGCCGTGCAGACGGCACTCGGTATCAATGCAGCCGCGCTCGCGCCGAACGAACTCATACGCGCGATCCTGATGGCGCCGGTCGATCTGCTCTACAACGGCGGCATTGGCACTTACGTGAAGGCGAATCACGAGACGCACGCGCAGGTGGGCGACAAGGCTAACGACGCGGTGCGCGTGAACGGCGCGGATCTGCGCTGCAAGGTGGTCGCCGAGGGCGGTAACCTCGGGCTCACGCAATACGGGCGCATCGAGTTCGCGCAGCGCGGGGGCCGTATCAATACCGATGCGATCGACAATTCCGCGGGCGTCGACTGTTCGGATCACGAGGTCAACATCAAGATACTGCTTGGTCTCGTCGTGGCGGACGGCGAAATGACCGAAAAGCAGCGCAACGCGCTGCTCGCGGAGATGACCGACGAAGTCGGCCTGCTCGTGCTGCAGGACAACTACTACCAGACGCAGGCACTTTCGATCGCAGGGCGCTACGGGGTCGAGATGCTCGATCCGGAAGCACGGTTGATGCGTTGGCTCGAACGCGCCGGGCGCCTGAATCGCGTGATCGAGTTTTTGCCGACCGATGAAGAAGTAGCCGAACGCCAGGCCGCCAGACAGGGTCTCACGACGCCGGAGCGTGCGGTGTTGCTGGCCTACAGCAAGATGTGGCTGTACGACGCGCTGCTCGAATCCGATATGCCGGAAGATCCGCTCGTCGCCGGCATGCTGGTCGAGTATTTTCCGAAGCCCCTGCAGAACCGGTTCAGCGCGCCGATGAAGCACCATCCGTTGAAACGCGAAATCCTGGCGACCTATCTGACCAATGCGCTCGTCAATCGTGTCGGTTGCGCGTTCGTGCATCGGCTGATGGAGGAGACCGATGCGCAGCCTGGCGAGATCGTGCGCGCGTGCGTCATGGCGCGTGATGTGTTCGAGCTCGACGACGTATGGCGCAAGATCGATGCGCTCGACAATCGCGTCGCCGACGATGTGCAGGCGCGCATGTTTGTCGATGTGACCCGTCTGCTGGAGCGCGCAGCGTTGTGGTTCATCCGGCAGTTCGAGTCCGGTGCGGTGCACGACGGTGGTGTGGTGGAGTTGCTCGAGCGGTGCCGCGATGCGGTCGAGCGCCTGACGCCGCAGTTGCCACAACTCCTGCCTGAGGCCGATATGGAGGCGCTGTCGGCACGGCAGCGCGAGCTGGTGGAAGCCGGTGTCGATAGCGAACTGGCGATGCGGGTCGCAGGCGGCGATATCTCGGCTGCGCTGCTTGACATCGCCGAAGTATCGGCCGCATCCAATACGAGCCTGGAACTCGTTGCCGGTGTGTACTTCGCACTGGGTACGCGGCTCAACTATGGCTGGATCGCCGAGCGCGCCATGGCGTTGCCGACGCCCACGCACTGGGACATGCTGGCGCGCGCGGCTTCGCTTGCGGAACTGGCGCGGCTCAAGCGGGCGCTTACGACCAGTGCGCTCGCGCACGCATCCGCGCACGACTTGCCGCAGACCCTCGTCGAGATATGGGAGGCGAAGCGCAAGGCGTCGCTGGAGCGATTCGCGCGCCTCTTCGCCGACCTGCGCGCGACTGGCGGCGCGAGCCTGTCGATGCTGCTTGTGATCGTGCGGGAAATGGCGGTGCTGGAGCGGGCGTAA
- a CDS encoding alpha/beta hydrolase, which yields MTTWILLRGLTREARHWGPFPGLLRAATDAGDVLLPDLPGNGAYTRLRAPLEVADMVGFVRLAALQSGVPGPYRLLAMSLGGMVATAWAQRHPQDIERIVLINTSMRPFSRAQERLRPDAWPDLLRVAAHWGHTGDGQEPESLIHRLTCNNRNSVNDDLAAWCAIRASAPVGRGNALRQLFAAARFSAGRSVPQCPALILSSADDRLVNPVCSEQLANAWRATHRRHPWAGHDLPHDDPEWTCEAIATWLAQAPLSTHTPISQ from the coding sequence ATGACGACATGGATCCTGCTGCGCGGGCTCACGCGCGAAGCGAGGCATTGGGGACCTTTCCCGGGGCTGCTGCGCGCCGCGACGGATGCCGGCGATGTGCTGCTGCCTGACCTGCCCGGCAACGGCGCCTACACGCGTTTGCGTGCGCCGCTGGAGGTCGCCGATATGGTCGGTTTCGTGCGCCTTGCTGCACTGCAAAGCGGCGTGCCGGGACCATACCGGCTTCTGGCGATGTCGCTTGGAGGGATGGTGGCGACCGCGTGGGCGCAGCGACATCCACAGGATATCGAACGAATTGTTCTCATCAATACCAGCATGCGGCCGTTCAGCCGCGCGCAGGAGCGCCTGCGGCCGGACGCGTGGCCGGATCTGCTGCGTGTTGCAGCGCACTGGGGTCACACGGGCGACGGGCAGGAGCCGGAGTCGCTCATTCATCGGCTTACATGTAACAACCGGAACAGCGTCAACGACGATCTCGCCGCGTGGTGTGCGATTCGCGCCAGCGCGCCTGTTGGCCGGGGCAACGCACTGCGCCAGCTCTTCGCCGCCGCGCGGTTCAGTGCAGGGCGGAGCGTGCCGCAATGTCCGGCCTTGATTCTTTCATCGGCAGATGACCGGCTCGTGAACCCGGTGTGTTCCGAACAGCTCGCCAACGCGTGGCGCGCGACGCATCGTCGTCATCCATGGGCGGGGCATGACCTGCCGCACGACGACCCTGAATGGACTTGTGAAGCCATCGCGACGTGGCTTGCTCAGGCGCCCCTTTCGACGCACACGCCCATTTCTCAGTGA
- the selD gene encoding selenide, water dikinase SelD gives MTQNTSSSTAVPRLTSLSHGGGCGCKIAPGVLSDLLKRSVPLPAFPDLLVGSETADDAAVYRLNDEQAIVATTDFFMPIVDDPYDFGRIAATNALSDVYAMGGKPILALALVGMPINVLPHDVIAAVLRGGEDVCTQAGIPVAGGHSIDSVEPIYGLAALGVVHPQRVKRNAAARAGDVLVLGKPLGVGVLSAALKKDQLDEAGYAAMIATTTKLNRPGTGLAALPGVHALTDVTGFGLLGHTLELARGAGLSAHLRYADLPWLAGVEAFASAGVFTGASGRNWASYGESVSLGHGLPEIARPLLTDPQTSGGLLVACAPDTVDEVLALFHADDFDRATVIGEMRDGAPRIVVG, from the coding sequence ATGACTCAAAACACCTCATCGAGCACCGCAGTTCCGCGTCTTACGAGCCTCTCGCATGGCGGTGGGTGCGGCTGCAAGATAGCGCCTGGCGTGCTGTCCGATTTGCTGAAGCGCAGCGTGCCGTTACCTGCGTTTCCCGATCTACTGGTCGGCAGCGAGACCGCCGACGACGCGGCCGTCTATCGCCTGAACGACGAGCAGGCCATTGTCGCGACCACCGATTTCTTCATGCCGATCGTCGACGATCCCTACGATTTCGGCCGGATTGCCGCGACCAATGCACTGTCCGACGTGTACGCGATGGGCGGCAAGCCGATCCTCGCGCTGGCGCTGGTGGGCATGCCGATCAACGTACTGCCGCACGACGTGATCGCGGCGGTGCTGCGCGGCGGCGAAGACGTGTGCACGCAGGCCGGCATCCCGGTTGCGGGCGGCCATTCGATCGATTCCGTCGAACCGATCTACGGCCTTGCAGCGCTGGGCGTCGTGCATCCGCAGCGCGTGAAGCGCAACGCGGCGGCGCGTGCCGGTGATGTGCTCGTGCTCGGCAAGCCGCTGGGCGTCGGTGTGCTGTCGGCGGCGCTGAAGAAAGACCAGCTGGACGAGGCCGGCTACGCCGCGATGATCGCCACGACGACGAAGCTCAACCGTCCCGGCACGGGCCTCGCCGCGCTGCCGGGCGTGCATGCGTTGACCGACGTGACGGGCTTCGGCCTGCTCGGTCATACGCTGGAACTGGCCCGCGGGGCGGGCTTGAGCGCGCACCTGCGCTATGCGGATCTGCCATGGCTCGCGGGTGTGGAGGCGTTTGCGTCGGCGGGTGTCTTCACGGGCGCTTCGGGACGCAACTGGGCTTCGTATGGCGAGAGCGTGTCGCTCGGTCACGGCTTACCGGAAATCGCACGTCCGTTGCTGACCGATCCGCAGACGTCCGGCGGTTTGCTGGTTGCTTGCGCGCCCGATACGGTCGACGAGGTGCTGGCACTGTTCCATGCCGATGACTTCGATCGTGCGACGGTGATTGGCGAGATGCGTGACGGCGCGCCGCGAATCGTGGTGGGGTGA
- a CDS encoding acetate kinase gives MKSVPYRRIGVISYAALLLFSAEGHAQSLETQAEQARQASLPNQPNQPDQANPADQATQATQTNQPPQANPPSQADVNALRAELNQRMKEIDALKRKLADEEAGIARISRALDTGRLETQRATGGEDANGLPVGAAATGGATAAAQAVTADQAQNAQNAGSNAQQPAAGAENQPVGQAPVADTRPPAVAPIFDQPGVLTPRHTLVVEPYFQFAYSSENQLSLVGYTIIPALLIGLINVSQVKTTTLTGGVALRYGITNRLEFEVRVPYVYQTNDTVAREIFTGAASNSVISSNGNGIGDVEMTMRYQFNQGGPDKFYYVGWLRFKTATGKSPFDVTTDCVTRCIANTTGTGLPLHQPTGSGFLAIQPGLTWLFPTDPVVFFGNFSYLHSFGKDESLTLIDGVHQDLGKVQPGDIWGFNIGMGLALNEKASVSIGYDMSIIQPTSQNGETVTGSVRTILGTLLIGYSYRLTPKTTLNFSIGAGLTRDTPDVTLTMRVPIAF, from the coding sequence ATGAAGAGCGTGCCATACCGACGCATCGGTGTCATCAGCTACGCGGCGTTACTGCTGTTCAGCGCCGAAGGCCACGCACAGTCACTCGAGACGCAAGCCGAGCAGGCAAGGCAAGCCAGTCTGCCCAACCAGCCGAATCAGCCCGATCAGGCAAATCCGGCCGATCAGGCCACCCAGGCCACCCAGACGAATCAGCCCCCCCAGGCCAACCCGCCCAGCCAGGCTGACGTCAACGCATTGCGCGCAGAACTCAACCAGCGCATGAAGGAAATCGACGCCCTCAAGCGCAAGCTCGCCGACGAAGAGGCGGGCATCGCGCGGATCAGCCGTGCGCTGGATACCGGCAGGCTCGAAACGCAGCGAGCCACGGGCGGAGAAGATGCCAACGGACTGCCGGTCGGCGCGGCGGCAACAGGCGGAGCGACTGCAGCGGCGCAAGCCGTCACGGCAGACCAGGCCCAGAATGCGCAGAACGCCGGCAGCAACGCTCAACAACCCGCTGCGGGTGCAGAGAATCAACCGGTCGGCCAGGCGCCCGTGGCGGACACGCGCCCGCCTGCGGTCGCTCCGATCTTCGACCAGCCTGGCGTGCTTACGCCACGCCATACGCTCGTGGTCGAACCGTACTTCCAGTTTGCGTATTCGTCGGAAAATCAGCTCTCGCTCGTCGGGTACACAATCATCCCTGCGTTGCTGATCGGGCTTATCAATGTGAGCCAGGTCAAGACGACCACGCTGACAGGCGGCGTTGCCCTTCGCTACGGGATCACGAACCGGCTGGAGTTTGAAGTCCGCGTGCCGTACGTGTATCAGACCAACGATACCGTAGCCCGCGAGATCTTCACCGGTGCCGCTTCGAACAGCGTGATCAGCAGCAACGGCAACGGCATCGGCGATGTCGAAATGACGATGCGCTATCAGTTCAACCAGGGCGGCCCCGACAAGTTCTACTATGTCGGCTGGCTGCGCTTCAAGACCGCTACCGGCAAGAGTCCGTTCGACGTGACGACCGATTGCGTCACGAGGTGTATCGCCAATACGACCGGAACCGGCCTGCCGCTGCACCAGCCGACCGGCTCCGGGTTCCTCGCGATCCAGCCGGGTCTCACCTGGCTCTTCCCGACCGACCCGGTCGTGTTTTTCGGCAACTTCAGCTATCTGCACAGCTTCGGAAAAGACGAGAGTCTGACGCTCATAGACGGCGTGCATCAGGACCTCGGCAAGGTTCAACCGGGCGACATCTGGGGATTCAACATCGGGATGGGCCTTGCGCTGAACGAGAAGGCGTCGGTCAGTATCGGCTATGACATGAGCATCATCCAGCCGACCAGCCAGAACGGTGAGACCGTAACCGGCTCGGTGCGAACCATTCTTGGCACGTTACTGATTGGCTATTCATACCGGCTGACGCCGAAAACCACACTCAACTTCTCGATCGGCGCAGGTCTGACACGTGACACGCCAGACGTTACCCTTACGATGCGCGTGCCGATTGCCTTCTGA